A genome region from Gemmatimonadota bacterium includes the following:
- a CDS encoding UvrD-helicase domain-containing protein has translation MPNLAADQEQRQQALDPTRSFIVQAPAGSGKTELLIQRFLTLLARVDRPEAVVAITFTRKAAAEMRHRILAALKRAAGPQPSTPHEQRTWQLARDVLARNNRMDWHLSDHPTRLRIQTIDSLCAMLVRQMPWISRMGAALQPIDNAGYLYDRAARLTLISLDSEGTSAEVSEALSKLLAHLDNNVGRIEELLSVMLRTRDQWMRYVGRKAESETLRAELESSIRQIIADALEEVNAAFPAQYRNETVELARFAAGNLRDAGQADSNAIGQRSVLEACYDLQRFPDASVDSLPVWLGLAEMFLTAKGERRQRLTVKEGFPSTGDGRAAKDRFANIELDEVCIASLYKVRSLPPPDFEEPQWDILNALMLLLPLAVDQLRTVFQEEGHVDFTEMAIGARNALGPDTEPTDLSNALDCQIQHLLIDEFQDTSQSQFDLLSRLIRDWRPGDERTLFLVGDPMQSIYAFREAEVGLFLQAQTNGIGTIRLTPLTLSVNFRSFAGIVDWVNRALSDAFPDTEDFLTGAVAYEPASAFKGHSSDSTVCIHPYIGQDPEAEAERVVKIIDEVQEKWPDETIAVLVLARSHLLSIVSVLHRNGKRFRAVEIDALGERPVVQDLMALTQALLHAGNRLAWLSILRAPWCGLMLADLEVLAGGETPGAVWDLLRDQDRQERLTPDGRARVRRIIPTLDEAFALRGKLPLRRLVEGVWTKLGGPAGLESRTDLEDASAYLDLLEQAQDGLGISNEKKFAEDVARLFAGSDVEASGNLELMTIHKAKGLEYDTVILPSLGRITRPDDPRLLLWREYMDGDRSRLLLAPIPGVGGDDDPLYTNLRSINTKKQAHERTRLLYVATTRARKCLHLLGHANLDREDESLKAPDSRCLLSEVWNTVEPEFLAAWDARNETEEHQESDGESDEDIAKVYGIPLRRLVADWTPLPLPPDIDMKPRHQPAEIEDDDAHNPTFEWAGDMQRRVGTVVHHMLQRLQVPNRLDFNEETLRTALRYEGLDGDNLDEAVFRAVTALNNTIQDDRGRWILSRHENDKREYRLSTVLEGRFQSYVLDRTFVDDGRRWIIDYKTSAHEGGDMEGFLDNEQERYRTQLENYARLMRSRDSRPITLGLYFPLLQGWREWEFGGDGK, from the coding sequence ATGCCTAACCTCGCAGCAGATCAGGAGCAACGTCAACAGGCTCTCGATCCCACCCGGTCCTTCATCGTGCAGGCGCCCGCGGGATCGGGAAAGACCGAATTGCTCATTCAGCGGTTTCTGACGTTGCTGGCCCGTGTGGATCGGCCCGAGGCCGTCGTCGCTATTACCTTTACACGGAAGGCGGCCGCAGAGATGCGTCACCGGATCTTAGCCGCTCTGAAGCGCGCTGCCGGACCTCAACCTTCGACACCCCATGAGCAGCGCACCTGGCAACTCGCCCGTGATGTCCTGGCTCGAAACAACAGGATGGACTGGCACCTTTCCGATCATCCGACGCGGCTTCGAATACAGACGATCGATTCACTATGCGCCATGCTGGTTCGGCAGATGCCTTGGATTTCCCGCATGGGGGCTGCGCTGCAGCCGATCGATAATGCTGGTTACCTGTATGATCGGGCGGCCCGCCTGACATTGATCTCCTTGGATTCAGAGGGGACGTCCGCCGAAGTTTCGGAGGCTTTGTCAAAACTACTGGCTCATCTGGACAATAACGTCGGACGGATCGAGGAGCTATTGAGCGTTATGCTCAGGACCCGCGACCAATGGATGCGCTATGTGGGCAGAAAGGCTGAGTCCGAAACGCTGCGGGCGGAACTGGAGTCCTCCATCAGGCAGATAATCGCAGATGCCTTGGAAGAGGTCAATGCGGCATTCCCCGCACAATACAGGAACGAGACGGTCGAACTTGCTCGTTTCGCGGCCGGGAATCTTCGGGACGCGGGCCAAGCAGACAGTAATGCGATCGGCCAAAGGTCCGTTCTGGAAGCCTGTTATGATCTCCAGCGTTTCCCGGATGCCTCCGTTGATTCGCTGCCGGTCTGGCTGGGACTCGCGGAGATGTTCCTGACTGCAAAGGGGGAAAGACGCCAGAGGCTTACCGTGAAGGAAGGTTTTCCGTCCACCGGCGATGGCCGGGCCGCCAAAGACCGTTTCGCCAATATCGAACTAGACGAGGTCTGCATCGCTTCATTGTACAAGGTACGATCGCTGCCTCCGCCGGACTTTGAAGAACCACAGTGGGACATATTGAATGCCCTGATGCTATTACTGCCTTTAGCCGTAGACCAGCTTAGGACAGTGTTTCAGGAAGAAGGCCATGTCGACTTCACGGAGATGGCGATTGGCGCACGAAACGCCCTGGGACCGGATACGGAGCCTACCGACCTGTCCAATGCGCTGGACTGTCAGATCCAGCATTTACTAATCGATGAATTCCAGGATACGTCCCAGAGCCAGTTTGATTTGCTTTCCAGGCTCATCAGGGACTGGCGGCCCGGCGATGAGCGAACGTTGTTCTTGGTCGGCGATCCGATGCAGTCTATCTACGCCTTTCGCGAAGCCGAGGTGGGACTTTTTCTACAGGCCCAGACGAACGGGATTGGCACCATCCGGCTGACACCGCTCACTCTGTCGGTTAATTTCCGCTCGTTCGCGGGAATCGTGGACTGGGTGAATCGCGCGCTGAGCGACGCGTTCCCAGACACCGAGGACTTCCTCACCGGCGCTGTGGCGTACGAACCTGCTTCAGCGTTCAAGGGCCATAGTTCCGATAGCACCGTTTGCATACATCCTTATATCGGGCAAGACCCCGAGGCTGAAGCCGAACGAGTCGTGAAGATCATCGACGAAGTCCAGGAGAAGTGGCCGGACGAGACCATCGCCGTGCTGGTCCTGGCCCGCAGTCACCTTCTCAGTATTGTCTCCGTCCTTCACCGGAACGGTAAGAGGTTCCGCGCCGTGGAGATCGACGCCCTGGGTGAGCGGCCGGTGGTGCAGGACCTGATGGCGCTCACGCAGGCACTCCTTCATGCGGGCAATCGCTTGGCCTGGCTGTCGATTCTCCGAGCACCGTGGTGCGGTCTTATGCTCGCAGACTTGGAAGTACTAGCCGGCGGTGAAACCCCGGGAGCCGTCTGGGACCTGCTTCGGGATCAAGACAGGCAGGAGCGTCTGACTCCCGACGGTCGGGCGCGCGTTCGCCGCATAATCCCGACTCTTGACGAGGCTTTCGCCCTGCGAGGCAAGTTGCCGCTCCGCCGATTGGTGGAAGGAGTATGGACCAAGCTGGGCGGCCCGGCAGGCTTGGAATCCAGGACGGACCTCGAAGATGCCTCAGCCTACTTGGACCTCTTAGAGCAGGCGCAGGACGGATTGGGAATATCGAACGAGAAGAAATTCGCTGAAGACGTCGCCCGGCTTTTCGCAGGTTCAGACGTCGAGGCCAGTGGAAACTTGGAGTTGATGACGATTCACAAGGCCAAGGGACTCGAGTACGACACGGTCATACTACCAAGTCTGGGCCGAATTACGCGACCGGACGATCCGCGACTACTTTTATGGCGCGAATACATGGATGGCGATCGATCCCGCCTTTTGCTGGCGCCCATACCTGGAGTCGGAGGCGACGACGATCCTCTCTACACGAACCTACGGAGCATTAACACGAAAAAACAGGCCCACGAAAGAACTCGCCTACTCTATGTGGCTACCACAAGGGCCCGGAAGTGCCTGCATCTGCTGGGACACGCTAACCTCGATCGTGAAGATGAGTCGCTGAAAGCTCCTGATTCCCGTTGCCTGTTGTCGGAAGTATGGAATACGGTCGAGCCTGAATTCTTGGCTGCTTGGGATGCTCGCAATGAGACTGAGGAGCATCAAGAGAGTGACGGGGAGAGCGACGAAGACATTGCAAAGGTTTACGGTATTCCCCTCAGGCGACTGGTCGCGGACTGGACACCGCTGCCGTTACCGCCTGATATCGACATGAAACCGCGCCACCAGCCGGCTGAGATCGAAGACGACGACGCCCATAATCCAACCTTCGAGTGGGCTGGTGACATGCAGCGGCGGGTGGGCACCGTCGTGCACCACATGCTTCAGCGGTTGCAGGTCCCGAATCGCCTAGACTTCAACGAGGAAACGCTCCGTACTGCGCTCCGGTACGAGGGGCTAGACGGCGACAATCTTGACGAGGCGGTGTTCCGGGCAGTGACTGCCCTCAACAATACCATCCAGGACGACCGCGGCCGTTGGATACTATCCCGCCACGAAAACGACAAAAGGGAGTACAGGCTATCAACAGTATTAGAAGGTCGGTTTCAAAGTTACGTCTTGGACAGGACCTTCGTAGACGACGGTAGACGATGGATCATCGACTACAAAACGAGTGCCCACGAAGGTGGGGACATGGAAGGGTTTCTAGATAATGAGCAGGAGCGATACCGCACACAACTTGAAAACTATGCACGCCTGATGCGATCCAGGGATTCCCGGCCTATAACCCTAGGGCTGTATTTCCCTCTGCTGCAGGGGTGGAGGGAGTGGGAGTTTGGGGGGGATGGGAAGTGA
- a CDS encoding PD-(D/E)XK nuclease family protein, whose amino-acid sequence MTIITATTRLFRELRQQYNWKQEAADLPSWPSAEILELSDWLLDLWKTWLFSERAADTTNRLLWPAEERVIWEEIIRSQTDILPLDIPATAKAALKSWELLCSWNLSLDATEWKDSADSQAFYGWAREFHTRCREKGWFSNAELSSVVADLIERGEVSVPEKVEFAGFHERTPVQQRLIDVLARREVEIRDREHPDTVGDAVRIGLADAGREIRAAAEWARRILEDVSETAAPTFQIGIVVPGLEQRRGEIERVFGEVFHPRTRLQPNLDTTRLFNIGVGLPVDEYPIIQAAFLILRTDPQDIPIERAGQILRSPFLYGAKEEMTSRALLDVTLRSRRQTHVSLWEFVGLARENDTSHHCPELVARFGPWTDQYRTLQPPRMPSDWASVLSGLLGDIGWPGDRELDSIEYQTMKVWKELLSELARLDSVSGPVPLVDAVDILEDLASSRLFQPESSPAPVQILGELETAGLSFDRLWIMGMHDGAWPAVPAPDPFLPLRLQRRFELPRSTPARELEYYRLFTDRLLSSAPSIVVSYPEREDDSDLRVSPLFFSLPEKPAADLGLLTSSSYADQLLSIPRMETIHDHRGPPCDDEALRGGTSLFTLQAACPFRAFAESRLGASTPDEPVPGLDALDRGRLVHRILERVWERLGSHHGLQSVSEDELAYIIRINVSSEILNQLGDWAVRNPRFIKIEQARLEGIIRNWLRLETARKPFTILEQEKWQRVTVGGVEMTIRVDRVDRLENGEIVIIDYKTGSCSPSDWEGPRPDNPQLPIYAVATDDAVAGVFFGRVTAGDVRFRGLANATGIVPGRGVKVPDGETPMEDTIKAWSEALDRLGRDYRAGRAEVNPKDRNQTCRFCALPSLCRVSQGSVELEEDDA is encoded by the coding sequence ATGACCATCATCACCGCTACCACCCGGCTCTTCCGCGAACTCCGTCAGCAATACAATTGGAAACAAGAAGCGGCGGACCTTCCCTCCTGGCCCTCGGCAGAGATTCTGGAATTATCCGACTGGCTACTAGATTTATGGAAAACCTGGCTGTTCTCCGAACGGGCGGCGGACACAACCAATCGGCTGCTCTGGCCAGCTGAAGAACGGGTGATCTGGGAAGAGATCATTCGATCACAGACCGATATTCTGCCACTGGATATACCCGCTACCGCTAAGGCGGCGCTCAAATCCTGGGAGCTCTTGTGTAGCTGGAATCTGTCGCTTGATGCCACGGAGTGGAAGGACTCGGCGGACTCCCAAGCGTTCTACGGGTGGGCCAGGGAGTTCCATACGCGTTGTCGTGAGAAGGGCTGGTTCTCGAACGCGGAACTATCTTCCGTTGTCGCAGATCTCATTGAGCGGGGTGAAGTCTCGGTCCCTGAAAAAGTCGAGTTCGCGGGATTTCATGAACGGACTCCTGTCCAACAAAGACTGATCGATGTTCTCGCACGCCGCGAAGTGGAAATCCGGGATCGCGAACATCCAGATACTGTTGGCGACGCCGTACGCATTGGTCTGGCCGACGCCGGCCGTGAGATCCGTGCCGCCGCCGAATGGGCGCGCAGAATCCTGGAGGACGTGTCGGAAACTGCGGCTCCAACGTTTCAGATCGGTATCGTCGTTCCCGGTCTGGAGCAGCGCCGGGGCGAGATAGAACGCGTTTTCGGTGAGGTGTTCCATCCCCGCACCCGACTCCAACCGAACCTGGACACAACGCGTCTGTTTAATATCGGAGTCGGACTTCCCGTCGACGAATACCCGATTATCCAGGCAGCATTCCTGATCTTGAGAACGGACCCCCAGGATATCCCGATCGAGCGTGCCGGTCAGATTCTGCGTTCGCCGTTCCTGTACGGCGCCAAGGAAGAGATGACAAGTCGTGCCCTGCTGGATGTAACCTTGCGCTCGCGTCGACAGACTCATGTTTCACTCTGGGAATTCGTCGGGCTGGCCCGAGAAAATGACACCTCGCACCACTGTCCCGAACTCGTGGCCCGGTTCGGACCGTGGACGGACCAATACAGGACCCTGCAGCCTCCGCGTATGCCCAGTGACTGGGCGTCGGTCCTCTCAGGCTTACTGGGTGACATCGGGTGGCCCGGAGATCGAGAGCTCGACAGTATCGAATACCAGACCATGAAAGTCTGGAAAGAGCTTCTATCTGAACTGGCCAGACTCGATAGCGTTTCCGGTCCCGTCCCGCTCGTCGATGCGGTGGATATACTTGAAGATCTTGCTTCATCCAGACTGTTTCAACCGGAGTCATCACCCGCACCGGTTCAGATCTTGGGCGAGTTGGAAACTGCCGGCCTGAGTTTTGACCGGCTCTGGATCATGGGAATGCACGACGGTGCCTGGCCTGCGGTTCCCGCGCCCGATCCGTTCCTTCCGCTTCGTCTGCAACGTCGTTTCGAGTTGCCCCGGTCGACGCCGGCACGGGAACTGGAGTACTACCGGCTGTTCACCGATCGTCTCCTTTCGAGCGCACCGTCTATTGTCGTCAGCTATCCTGAGCGGGAAGACGATTCGGATCTCAGGGTCAGCCCGCTTTTCTTTTCACTGCCCGAGAAACCGGCTGCCGACTTGGGGTTGCTCACATCGTCCAGTTACGCAGATCAACTTCTAAGCATCCCCAGGATGGAAACAATACACGACCACCGTGGACCACCGTGCGACGATGAGGCGCTCAGGGGCGGGACCTCCCTGTTCACGCTTCAGGCGGCCTGTCCGTTCAGGGCCTTTGCTGAATCGCGGCTCGGCGCCAGCACGCCGGATGAGCCGGTACCCGGACTGGACGCCCTCGACCGGGGACGCCTGGTTCACCGCATTCTCGAGCGTGTCTGGGAACGGCTGGGATCCCACCACGGACTGCAATCCGTCTCCGAGGACGAGTTGGCGTATATCATCCGCATAAACGTCAGTTCTGAGATCCTGAATCAGTTGGGCGATTGGGCGGTGCGAAATCCCCGGTTCATAAAGATCGAACAGGCCAGGCTGGAAGGCATTATCAGGAACTGGCTGCGCCTTGAAACGGCGCGGAAGCCGTTCACGATCCTCGAACAGGAAAAATGGCAACGTGTTACAGTAGGTGGTGTTGAGATGACGATCCGAGTCGACCGGGTGGACCGTCTTGAGAACGGTGAAATCGTCATCATCGACTATAAAACAGGATCTTGCAGCCCTTCCGATTGGGAGGGGCCCCGTCCGGATAATCCCCAACTGCCCATCTACGCCGTGGCCACGGACGATGCGGTCGCAGGCGTGTTCTTCGGCAGGGTCACGGCCGGAGATGTGCGTTTTCGAGGCCTGGCCAACGCCACCGGTATCGTTCCCGGTCGCGGTGTTAAGGTCCCCGACGGTGAAACACCGATGGAGGACACGATCAAAGCGTGGAGCGAAGCGCTGGATCGGCTTGGCCGCGACTACAGAGCCGGACGGGCGGAAGTTAATCCCAAGGACCGTAATCAGACCTGTAGATTCTGCGCGTTGCCGTCATTATGTCGGGTAAGCCAGGGATCCGTCGAGTTGGAGGAAGACGATGCCTAA